One Nonomuraea angiospora DNA segment encodes these proteins:
- a CDS encoding MFS transporter encodes MTEPRPAAGVPASGDGEVHGSGAGRDGDGGGRASGGTRGGGGGVRALLGGNRDYRRLLLAGLISQTGDWVISTGLAFHVYRLTGSTLSMAFMLLVSRLPDVVLGSVAGVLADRWDRRRLLVATDVLLALGLLPLLAVRGPDQVWIVYTVALWTGVLSTVLAPAQKALVPQIVAESQLVRANALHGQTGQVARLLGAMLGGLAVSAGGLAAVVLIDVASFLLSAALLQAALRPPGRPTGTAGTAGTAGTAGTAGTATMGGQWVAGLRLAMGHAGVRLLVAYMMITGLGEGIFATLAVPFVSDVLGGAGDAYGLFLSVQAVGGILGGLVVALRPGRAAPRVLLGGATVVFGLVDLALFTYPMAVPALWPALVLIGLAGVPAAAAAAGFTTLAQNVVGDDRRGGVFGVLGSAHAATALAGMGLAGVLGGAAGVVPALCVHAAGLIVAGIMVLTCAHA; translated from the coding sequence GTGACTGAGCCCCGGCCCGCCGCCGGGGTCCCCGCGTCAGGTGACGGCGAGGTCCACGGGTCAGGGGCCGGCCGCGACGGGGACGGCGGGGGCCGTGCGTCGGGCGGCACCCGGGGCGGGGGCGGCGGGGTGCGCGCGCTGTTGGGCGGCAACCGGGACTACCGGCGCCTGCTCCTCGCCGGGCTGATCTCGCAGACCGGCGACTGGGTGATCAGCACCGGGCTGGCGTTCCACGTCTACCGCCTCACCGGCTCCACGCTGTCCATGGCGTTCATGCTGCTGGTCTCGCGGCTGCCCGACGTCGTGCTCGGGTCCGTGGCCGGGGTGCTGGCCGACCGGTGGGATCGCCGCCGGCTGCTGGTCGCCACGGACGTGCTGCTCGCGCTCGGCCTGCTGCCGCTGTTGGCCGTACGCGGGCCGGACCAGGTGTGGATCGTGTACACCGTCGCGCTCTGGACCGGCGTCCTGAGCACCGTGCTCGCTCCCGCGCAGAAGGCCCTCGTGCCGCAGATCGTGGCGGAGTCGCAGCTCGTACGGGCCAACGCCCTGCACGGCCAGACCGGCCAGGTCGCCCGCCTGCTGGGCGCCATGCTGGGCGGGCTGGCCGTCAGCGCCGGAGGGCTCGCCGCGGTCGTGCTGATCGACGTGGCCAGTTTCCTCCTCTCCGCGGCCCTCCTGCAGGCCGCCCTCCGACCGCCCGGACGCCCGACGGGGACGGCGGGGACGGCGGGGACGGCGGGGACGGCGGGGACGGCGGGGACGGCGACGATGGGCGGGCAGTGGGTCGCCGGGCTCCGCCTGGCCATGGGGCACGCGGGCGTCCGCCTGCTGGTGGCGTACATGATGATCACGGGGCTGGGCGAGGGGATCTTCGCCACGCTCGCCGTGCCCTTCGTGAGCGACGTGCTCGGCGGCGCGGGCGACGCCTACGGGCTGTTCCTGTCGGTGCAGGCGGTCGGCGGGATCCTGGGCGGGCTCGTCGTGGCGCTGCGTCCGGGGCGGGCCGCTCCGCGGGTGCTGCTGGGCGGGGCGACGGTCGTCTTCGGGCTGGTGGACCTGGCCCTGTTCACCTACCCGATGGCCGTGCCCGCGCTGTGGCCGGCGCTGGTGCTGATCGGGCTGGCCGGGGTGCCCGCGGCGGCCGCGGCGGCGGGGTTCACCACGCTGGCCCAGAACGTCGTCGGCGACGACCGGCGGGGAGGCGTGTTCGGCGTCCTGGGCAGCGCCCACGCGGCCACCGCGCTGGCCGGCATGGGGCTGGCGGGGGTGCTCGGCGGGGCGGCCGGGGTCGTGCCCGCGCTGTGCGTGCACGCCGCCGGGCTGATCGTCGCCGGAATCATGGTCCTGACCTGTGCCCATGCGTGA
- a CDS encoding helix-turn-helix domain-containing protein, giving the protein MSLESSRRRLSDPAAMRAFAHPVRLALHELLMRAGAMTAADAAREVGISQALASYHLRQLAKYGFVEQAAARDERERPWKATEAVQEWDDEAAGPEQAAARSLLEQVIAERALSRLAEWQQHRGDEPEAWRGVGGVGNLYLYATAEEVTALGAAMAKLLGPLMARVDAPSTRPAGARPVLMTQLVVPLPPTDSGD; this is encoded by the coding sequence ATGTCTTTGGAATCCTCGCGGCGGCGGCTCAGCGACCCGGCCGCGATGCGGGCGTTCGCCCACCCGGTGCGGCTGGCGCTGCACGAGCTGCTGATGAGGGCGGGCGCGATGACCGCCGCCGACGCCGCGCGGGAGGTGGGCATCAGCCAGGCGCTGGCCTCGTACCATCTGCGGCAGCTGGCCAAGTACGGCTTCGTGGAGCAGGCGGCGGCGCGCGATGAGCGCGAGCGGCCGTGGAAGGCGACCGAGGCCGTCCAGGAGTGGGACGACGAGGCGGCCGGGCCGGAGCAGGCGGCCGCCCGGAGCCTGCTGGAGCAGGTGATCGCCGAGCGCGCGCTGTCCCGCCTGGCGGAGTGGCAGCAACACCGCGGGGACGAACCCGAGGCGTGGCGGGGGGTGGGGGGCGTGGGCAACCTGTACCTCTACGCCACGGCGGAGGAGGTGACGGCGCTGGGCGCGGCGATGGCGAAGCTGCTCGGACCGCTGATGGCCCGCGTCGACGCCCCCTCGACCCGCCCCGCGGGCGCCCGGCCCGTGCTGATGACCCAACTGGTCGTCCCCCTGCCGCCCACGGACTCCGGTGACTGA